AGCGTCCCGCGACGTACGCGATCAAGCGGGACACCGCTCAGGCTGGCCGCGGAGCGGTCGAGCAATGACTCGGTGTCCATCTCCAGGCTGAAAGCCGCCGTCGACTTGCCATCGCGCACAGCGGCATACTCGGCCACGTTGAGCGCGAAGGTCGTCTTGCCCATGGAAGGCCGGGCGGCAAGGATGATCAGGTCACCGCCCTGGAGCCCGGCGGTCATGGCGTCGACGTCCGCGTAGCCGGTCGGCAACCCGGTGATGGTGGACCCGCGCTGGTATCGGGCATCGAGCCGATCCATCCAGGCGCCGAGCTTATCTCCAGCCCGTGCGGGGCCGCCCTGCCCTCGGTCACCGATCGCGAGCATCGCGGACTGGGCTTGATCGAGGGCCGCCACCGGGTCCTCCGCCTCCATGACATCCTTCGACGCCTGCGAAGCGATGGAGGCGGCCTCGCGGCGCAGCCCCTGCCTGCGGACGATCTCGGCATACTGCCGGACGTTGGCCGCTGACGGTACGGACCTGGACAGCGATCCGATGTACTGCATGCCCCCGGCCCGGTCCAACTCGCCCCGCTCTCGGAGCCGGGAGCTCAGCGTGACGATGTCCGCGTGCTGCCCGGTGGCCGCGAGGTCCGCCGCGGCTCTCCACATGGCGCGGTGCGCATCGTTGTTGAAGTCGGTGTCCCGGATCAGCCCGGAGATGTCGTCGAACGCCTCCGGGTCCAGCATTACCGCACCCAGGACGGACTGCTCTGCCTCAGCCGTTATCGACATAGCGGCCCTCCAGGATCTTGACGAAGTTCTTGGGGCTGACGATCCACTCGAGGTCGGCCTGGAAGGGCCGGCGCCCCGGGGGCGGTTCAGACTGGCCGATCAGGAACGGGCACGTCTGACGGATCCGGCGGAAGAGCTTGCGCCACCAGTCCACGTTCTGGCGCTTCTCGTCTTCTCTCCAGCGAGCGCGGAGCTTGGCCGCCCTCTCCCCCTTCCACAGCTCTGGACGAACCTGGGGGCACATCGGCAGCTCGTCGTGGTAGGCCTGGATAATCTCTCGATGAGGGCAATCCGGTGCGGTGCTGGAGGGAGTGGACGGCGCCTGCGAAGCGGCGTCGTCGACAAGCACCTCGTCAGAGGTGCTTATATACCCCGGACCCCCTGACCTCTTGCGGTTGTGCCCTTGCGGCTCATTTGCGGTTCCCCTTGCGGTCCAGTGGTCCTCAAGGCGCACCACGTCTGCACTCTCGCCTGCGGTTGTGCTTGCGGTTCGGCCCTTGCGGTTCTCTTGCGGTCCAGATTTTGGGCACACCTCTGCGTAGGGGGCCGCCAGGCACCTGTATTGCGGCCTCCCGAAACGATCTTCCTTGGGGATCTTCTCGATCAGCTCGGCCCGCTCCAGCTCCGCAATGCGGGCCCGAATGTAGTGATTGGAAATGCTCTCGACCCGGCGCTCCTGGATGCGACTCTTCGGATCGGGGATGGTCTCGATCTTCTGCCTGAGCAAGGCCAGGCCGATCTCGGCGATGCCCGTCTCGAAGTCCATGGAACGGCGAAAACCGCGCATGTATAGCACCTGGGCATCCGCGGTCAGCCCTTGCAGGCGCTGATCCTCTTCATCGGTTATGAGCCAGCGCATGGCCCTCCCCTCAGCGCGGCCTTGCACTTCTGCGCCCACGCCCGAACGGACCGACGCTTGCCGGCGCTGGTCGCACACCGGCTGATCCTTCGGGCCTGCTCCATCGCCTTTTGCCATTGAGGGCTTCTTGGTTTGCATGGCATCATTGCCTCCACGTGGTGAAGCGTGATTGCCCCGGTACGGCCTGCCCGCCTGCCGGGGCTTTTAATTGATCTCTGTCCTGCCGGGCTTTGAGCCCCATCTAGGCCCCATCTCCTCCGCTTACCCGGTCGGCCTTCTGTGTCGTGATGGGGCCATGACCGTAGAGATGCGCCATCACGAGATCGCGGAGGTACGCATCGGGCGTCGACCCCGACACCAGGGCCAGCG
The sequence above is a segment of the Halorhodospira halophila genome. Coding sequences within it:
- the dnaB gene encoding replicative DNA helicase translates to MSITAEAEQSVLGAVMLDPEAFDDISGLIRDTDFNNDAHRAMWRAAADLAATGQHADIVTLSSRLRERGELDRAGGMQYIGSLSRSVPSAANVRQYAEIVRRQGLRREAASIASQASKDVMEAEDPVAALDQAQSAMLAIGDRGQGGPARAGDKLGAWMDRLDARYQRGSTITGLPTGYADVDAMTAGLQGGDLIILAARPSMGKTTFALNVAEYAAVRDGKSTAAFSLEMDTESLLDRSAASLSGVPLDRVRRGTLEDGDWSRISRAQEQIAPAPLWIDEQAALSAPEIASRCRRLQRREGLGLVVIDYLQLMTPPKAESRARELALITGQLKQLAKELDVPVLLLSQLNRALEQRQNKRPMMSDLRESGSLEQDADLIGFLYRDEVYHSPSRTPGVAELIIAKQRQGATGTVPLKWRGEVSRFDSLDPDAKAQFWTAQQEGSGKQQSGGAFDDL